In Paralichthys olivaceus isolate ysfri-2021 chromosome 12, ASM2471397v2, whole genome shotgun sequence, the genomic window tgttccgtgtgtgtttACCTGGTCTGATGACATCCGGAGCTGAGAGCTGATGAAAGTCCTGACGCTGGGCCTCAGAAATCTCGCCATGTTAGAGTCACATATGACAACAACACTGACAGTGACGGTGTCCTTGTCCTCACACAGCTCCACAGGGCGGCGCCATTACTCACACAGACCAGGGGTGTGACGACGACGACACGAGCTGCACGTTGATCCTTAAAACAAACTTATGTTCgttaaataactataaccacaGAACTAATCtggaagagttttttttaaatacacatacacTGCTTCGTTTGACTTAGTATGAAGTTGAAAAGTAATGTTATATTGCGTGaggatattatattatattacccGCCCCCTTTTTTTGTAATGGTATGGTCTCAAAGATTGGGTATATCGCACCTCGCACGTTTTTTGGGACTGAACCATTacgttgtttaaaaaaaactatttacactttttaaaattaagattCTATATAACAAATAAGGAACATGTGCAATGTTTAAGGTATTGGAaaggaaatatatttaaatatgaaagaaATCTTACCTTGCAAATGTAGGTATTCTGCACATACCATAAACATACAGACTTATTTTATGGtattatatcattttatttttcaagtcAAACTTAATATAACAGAATATTGGAACACTAATACATTTAAGTATGGAACATGcctttgtttattttatgtaaataaagtcTCCAGCCATTAaaaccatgaacacacacaatcagaatGAGTAAGTCAATGATAAAAATAGTACCTAACGTATTATGGTGTATTTGACATTGTGTTGCATTATAATTTCTGTTACTACTAAGAAACACCCAGGATAACAAATGCTTTGAAGAACTTTATTCAATGCTGCAAAGGAAGTATACAGCCCCCTCTTTGAACAAACCAAGCACTGGCTTATTCGTGAAAGGAACCTCACAGACACCGTCCCTGAAGTTGCCTATAAATACTTTACTTTCCAGACAACACTGCGCTCACTCCGGCCCGAAATccaagagaagaaaataaaaaacactagTTATCAACTTAAAATTTCAATCcacattcaaaatgtttcacaatTCACTTCATACGTCAATACTCTACTCATCAAAGTTACATATATACAGGTATGGTTGCACCCTTTGTTGGTGAGCAAGTGCTttagaaaaaagtaaaattactCTCCCCAAtgcatgtagaaaataaaaatcacaagtCTAACTGAATTTCAAATGAAATTTTCTTCTGCACTGCTGTTCATAATATTTCCACTATCTGAACAAACAGCAATAATTAGAGGCACTCACATTGTTTACTGTAATAAAGTATCAACATTATTCCTCTTACAAAACTGGGGATTTGAAGACTGAATTAACATGTGTTCTCTTGAGCTTGCTTGGGGATAAtgtattaaaattaaattaaataaaattaatagtTGCACTTTGACAAATCAAATTCTGGCCTGTGTGTTTGCAAAAAGTATTGTCATGAGGTTTATAAGAAGTCTGGCTGCAAACCTACCATCgccacatgttccctgttttatttatgtaatacTGTGTGATAACCTTCTTTATACTTTCAGAAACACAGTTTTGCAAGTGAAAATCCaagtttttgtcttcttttttgattaaaaaaaatagttatAGGTATTATTTCAAAAACTGAACTATCTGCAAATTGTGCTCTGACAATATTTttgtaaaacacacattgcCCAGAAGTATTTCTCGACAAGCGCATAGTGTCTCTAGAGAAAAGAGTAGAGACTTCAGTACAGGCTTTTGATTTTTTTAGGCTGCCTTGTGCTGatatgttttggttttgtttaaaaaaaaggttaaagggagcaaaatggaaaaaaattagaaagaagataaaacaagaggGTCTGCAGGTGGGTAAAGAAAGACCGGGATGCATCACAGGGCCAGGAGCGGTCTGCGGAGGCCCTTTGGAGGAGGCAGCGGACGCAGCTCCCCCTTCCAGCCCCGTCAGTCCTGCTTGGCGTTGCCCAGAGCTCTGAGGCGCTCCAGGAGGGGAGGGTGGGAGTAGTGCCACATGGAGAACAACCAGTCAGCCACAGGGAAACCCAGGTTGTCCTTGTTGAGCTTGATGAGGGCAGAGTAGAGCTCGGAGGCTTTGCCCATGCTCTGTGCAAAGGCATCTGCCTGGAACTCAAACCTGCGACTCAAAACCGTAAGACAGAAGGACAGGAGCTGCAAAGACAGaagacaaaaatacatttgtgtgaCGAAGTAGAtatgtaaataatgaaatgtgtcAACAGCTCAAAAAACAATGTAATTTTACTAATGCCATGTTTACAGAATCTCATAGTCACCTCATTATATGGGGAGAAGATGAACTGGAAGATAATCATCAAGCCTATTAATGTGGGTTGGCTGTCATTGAAGCCAAAAGCTACAAACAGCTCCTTACGTCCAATCAGAACAGCGAATAGGGAGAAGCACAGGAAGGAATTCATCTGCAGAAACAAGAGTCAGCAGATGTTATTGACTTAatggttgtatttgtttgtgtctacATTTATTCAATTTGTATAGAGATCAACTTCAAGCTCttgttcagtaaaaataaatatggaaaTCCATTAGATCCCGACCTGACTGATGACCATATTCTTTACAGTATGACCAAGCTTCCAGTGACCGAGCTCATGACCCAGCACGGCAAGGATCTCTGGGTTGTTGCAGCCTTGTTTCTTGTtctgtgaaaatatttaaataagaaAGACAAACCTGTATTCCACTGAAagataacaatatatataataactcATTATCAGAGTTATCACTACCAATTATGCATCTTATTCCATCCAGGTTCTCACATTTAAGACTATAAATTCACAGCCTGGGCTGATCAAATTTAACTTAGAGAAAAGTGTGGCTGACAAATAACTATCAGGTTGTGTCAACCATTTATATAGTTTGTCTCAAACTTTAAAAAGCATTTCAAGACCCCTGATGAATCCTGGTTAATATTAGAGCCATGTGATATTTTCTGAACTGAGATCATGGCTGTGTCACCTTGGGCTTGGCTTTGGCTTCACCAGATGACTCATCAGTATCTGGCTGCTCAGGCTGTGTCTCTCCAGTCTTGTTAAGAGGGGAGTAGTCCTCCAGAAGAGTGTCAAACAGCACGATGCGTTTGTTCTTGAAGAACCCATAGAAGTATGCATTGCTGTGCGATGACCGCTTCGAACCTGAAAATATGACATTCGAAAACAATTAAGAAGTGCTGCACCATGAACCATCTTGTAGAGAGGGTCGACATATCTTTAAAACCTAAAATCATATGCAACTTATTACTTTACCTTCTACAACATAAACCTTAGTGAGGGGGAAGCTTATACTCTTGGCCATAACCTCAATGTCCGTCTTTAACTCTCCCTCTGGCAGCAGAGTGAACTTGTCAAACAGCGGAGCAATGTAATCCGCATAGATGGTGACAAGTACCTAAGAtcgaaagagaagaggagatgtACCATCATGAATGAGTGGTGATTACACAAAGATATTTTTTTCCTACACGTTCAGACATTGTATAACATGCTGGCAAAGAAAACGTAGCACTAACCAGAGAGACAGCCAGGGTGAAGAGCCAGGCATAGATGAAAAAGTAGTCGCCCCCAATCTTGATGATGTACAAGAGCAGTGAGGTCACAGGCAGCAGGATACACTGAGTCACAGCGAACTTCTTCACAGCATCTCTGAGGAAGAACCCCAATGTCTGAGAAGAAGAGCAGGcattaagataaataaaaacagaaagagaggacgtgtgtgtctgtagttATCAGTGATGGCAGCCTGGGTTTTACAGGGGGTTACATTTTAAGTTTGCAGTTTCAAGCTGCCATTGTCAGTTTGATTTCATATAATTTATGACAGATTCTAAAAATGACAAGTTTTCACTGTGgaaaatattgaattattttgGATTAATATATTCATTCTTTTGTATCCATCTGCAGATTTATCTTGTTTCAAACTGTCTATTTTTGCCAAAATCTAAACAGGGCTAGATTAACTATTTCCACTGCAGATTTGAAGAGTGTAAGAGGATGAGAATGTGTCTGCAGATCTTCCAGAGGCAGGAAACCACAAACTGACCCACTTGAGTTGTACAGAGGGTGAGTGCTGTTCAGCCACTGTACCTGCTGATT contains:
- the zmpste24 gene encoding CAAX prenyl protease 1 homolog, whose protein sequence is MVETILDLPVEKQIFYAVLGFSWTVYLWEAYLSYRQRRIYRSTTHVPQELGKIMDSATFEKSRLYQLDKSNFSFWSGLYSETEGTLILLLGGIPFLWGVACSVTSRFGFGSDYEITQSLMFLTLATLFSAITGLPWSLYNTFVIEEKHGFNQQTLGFFLRDAVKKFAVTQCILLPVTSLLLYIIKIGGDYFFIYAWLFTLAVSLVLVTIYADYIAPLFDKFTLLPEGELKTDIEVMAKSISFPLTKVYVVEGSKRSSHSNAYFYGFFKNKRIVLFDTLLEDYSPLNKTGETQPEQPDTDESSGEAKAKPKNKKQGCNNPEILAVLGHELGHWKLGHTVKNMVISQMNSFLCFSLFAVLIGRKELFVAFGFNDSQPTLIGLMIIFQFIFSPYNELLSFCLTVLSRRFEFQADAFAQSMGKASELYSALIKLNKDNLGFPVADWLFSMWHYSHPPLLERLRALGNAKQD